One stretch of Brevibacillus laterosporus DNA includes these proteins:
- the aroF gene encoding 3-deoxy-7-phosphoheptulonate synthase, which yields MSNEQIEVIRQKLDTINLQLLELINKRASLVQELGQEKSKQGVNRFDPERERDMLNLIVENNNGPFSDEAIRHLFKQIFSASLDLQKDEDKKILLVSRKKQLEDTVLNIKGVEFGGKEKVLIAGPCSVESYDQVRAVAENHVKQGLRVLRGGAYKPRTSPYDFQGLGLEGLEILKRIGDEFNLVTISEIVTPSDLEIATKYVDVIQIGARNMQNFELLKAAGRTNHPILLKRGLSATIEEFIYAAEYILSEGNTQVMLCERGIRTYEKATRNTLDISAVPILKQETHLPVFVDVTHSTGRRDLLLPTAKAGLAVGSDGIMVEVHPDPDVALSDAKQQLTIPAFNEMLDELYASGLYKPELAIVK from the coding sequence ATGAGTAATGAGCAGATTGAGGTCATTCGCCAAAAACTGGATACAATTAATTTGCAATTATTAGAATTGATCAACAAGCGTGCCTCTTTGGTTCAGGAGTTAGGCCAAGAGAAGAGCAAGCAGGGCGTAAATCGTTTTGATCCAGAACGTGAGCGTGACATGTTGAATCTAATTGTAGAGAATAACAATGGACCATTCAGTGATGAAGCCATTCGCCATCTATTTAAACAAATCTTTAGTGCATCTCTTGATCTACAAAAAGATGAGGATAAGAAAATTCTATTAGTAAGCCGTAAAAAACAACTAGAAGATACTGTCCTAAACATTAAAGGTGTGGAGTTTGGTGGTAAAGAGAAGGTTCTGATCGCTGGACCATGCTCGGTAGAAAGCTACGATCAAGTTCGTGCTGTAGCTGAAAATCACGTGAAACAAGGCTTACGTGTACTCCGTGGTGGAGCATACAAGCCACGCACATCTCCTTATGACTTCCAAGGACTTGGATTGGAAGGGTTAGAGATTCTTAAACGTATCGGGGATGAATTTAATTTAGTGACGATCAGTGAGATCGTAACGCCTTCTGATCTTGAGATAGCTACTAAATATGTAGATGTTATTCAAATTGGTGCACGTAACATGCAAAACTTCGAACTGTTAAAAGCAGCAGGTCGCACAAACCACCCTATCTTATTAAAACGTGGATTGTCAGCAACCATCGAAGAGTTCATTTACGCTGCTGAATATATTTTATCAGAAGGAAATACGCAAGTTATGCTTTGCGAACGCGGTATTCGTACTTACGAAAAAGCGACACGTAACACCCTTGATATCTCTGCTGTGCCGATCTTAAAACAAGAGACGCATTTGCCAGTATTTGTAGATGTGACACATTCGACTGGTCGCCGAGATCTATTGCTTCCAACAGCGAAAGCTGGCTTAGCAGTAGGTTCTGACGGTATCATGGTAGAGGTTCATCCTGATCCAGATGTAGCGCTATCCGATGCAAAACAACAGCTTACCATCCCTGCTTTCAATGAAATGCTAGATGAACTGTATGCTTCTGGTCTTTACAAGCCAGAGCTTGCTATCGTGAAGTAA
- a CDS encoding cell division protein FtsA, with protein sequence MLEQHADKQNNTLFALDIGTRSVVGLIVEPLEDKFQIKDCYILEHTERSMLDGQIHDVLAVAEVIERIKQHLSQKHGTLKEVAVAAAGRSLKTKRVRFELPISHLPVLTRDDVLTLEFSAVQKAQAELAQELNETDITRYYCVGYSVVNYHLDEEIIGNLIDQRGTNASVDVIATFLPRVVVDSLLAALKRSGLEMKALTLEPIAAIHVLIPTTMRRLNIALVDIGAGTSDIALTEDGSITAYGMVPTAGDEITDALMNAFLLDFPVAEEVKRHLHDQETVQFHDILGIEHDVSTEQVIAAIESDIESLAKQIAHKILELNSKAPQAVMLIGGGSLTPTLPTKVAQHLGLPANRVAVRGADAIKQFVGEHPLLNGPAFVTPVGIALAAHSQPIRYVTVTINDTQVRLFDLRKMTLGDALLAAGMDIKRLHGRPGLAMSVSVNGRLKIIPGEHGTSPTILINGLSGSLDSLISDGDTISVVSGMNGKEATAVAHDLIDPSMALTLTINGEEFVQLPIVLHDSLILQNDALLCDRMDLEMRLPKTIGEAIQSSKYASLIQEVAEAPLFVMTCNKQTYSIPRKELHILLNGKKASLLDSVYSQDIIHCEVHDLETPTIGDLITPDDMVQETVNVYVNDQLISLETGHMDIQLNGSPATMQTQLQNDAVVTIHSVVGEAPMLSDIFRYVEIPAQPIGTNQLPNFIMKVNNEVASFQTPLVSGDRVELYWE encoded by the coding sequence TTGCTAGAACAACATGCAGACAAGCAAAATAACACTCTTTTTGCTTTAGATATCGGTACCCGTAGTGTGGTAGGACTTATTGTAGAACCACTTGAAGACAAATTTCAAATTAAAGATTGTTACATTTTAGAGCATACGGAACGTTCTATGTTGGATGGGCAAATCCATGATGTGCTCGCAGTCGCTGAAGTAATAGAGCGGATCAAACAGCATTTGTCTCAAAAGCATGGCACCTTAAAAGAAGTAGCAGTAGCGGCAGCTGGACGCTCGCTCAAAACAAAGCGAGTTCGCTTCGAGCTCCCTATCTCGCATTTGCCTGTGCTGACCAGGGATGATGTGCTCACCCTAGAATTTTCCGCTGTACAAAAGGCTCAGGCTGAATTAGCTCAAGAGCTAAATGAGACGGATATTACACGCTATTATTGTGTAGGATACAGCGTGGTCAACTACCATTTAGATGAAGAAATCATTGGAAATCTAATCGATCAACGTGGAACGAACGCTTCTGTTGATGTAATTGCCACATTTTTACCCCGTGTCGTTGTAGATTCCTTATTGGCTGCTCTAAAACGTAGTGGTCTAGAGATGAAAGCTCTTACCCTGGAGCCAATCGCTGCCATCCATGTGTTGATCCCTACCACGATGCGCCGATTAAATATTGCACTAGTTGATATCGGTGCAGGGACCTCTGATATTGCATTAACAGAAGACGGAAGCATTACGGCCTATGGCATGGTACCTACGGCTGGAGATGAGATTACAGATGCCCTTATGAATGCATTTTTGCTAGATTTCCCTGTTGCAGAGGAGGTAAAACGCCACCTACATGATCAGGAAACTGTCCAGTTCCATGATATTTTGGGAATTGAGCATGATGTAAGCACAGAACAAGTCATTGCGGCTATTGAATCTGATATCGAGTCCCTTGCAAAACAGATCGCCCATAAAATTTTGGAACTTAATAGTAAGGCCCCACAAGCAGTTATGCTAATTGGAGGCGGAAGCTTAACCCCGACCCTCCCAACAAAAGTAGCGCAACACTTGGGACTGCCCGCTAATCGTGTGGCTGTTAGAGGAGCAGATGCGATCAAGCAATTTGTTGGAGAGCATCCCTTGCTAAATGGTCCAGCATTCGTAACACCTGTTGGAATTGCCCTCGCAGCACATTCACAGCCTATTCGTTATGTGACGGTGACTATTAATGATACGCAGGTAAGACTCTTTGATCTACGTAAAATGACATTAGGCGATGCACTATTAGCTGCTGGTATGGATATTAAGCGTCTACACGGTCGTCCTGGGCTAGCTATGTCAGTCAGTGTAAACGGACGTCTTAAGATCATTCCAGGTGAGCACGGCACCTCTCCGACCATTCTGATCAATGGTCTGTCAGGCTCTCTGGACTCTCTCATTTCAGATGGAGACACTATTAGTGTAGTCTCTGGTATGAATGGTAAAGAGGCAACTGCCGTAGCTCATGATCTTATTGATCCAAGTATGGCACTTACACTCACTATTAATGGTGAGGAATTTGTACAGCTACCTATTGTTTTACATGACAGTTTAATCCTACAAAATGATGCCCTGCTATGTGATCGTATGGACCTAGAGATGCGCCTACCTAAAACCATCGGAGAAGCTATTCAGTCCAGCAAATATGCTTCGCTGATACAAGAAGTAGCCGAAGCTCCCTTGTTTGTGATGACATGTAACAAGCAAACCTATTCCATACCACGTAAAGAGTTACATATTCTTTTAAACGGAAAAAAAGCTTCTTTGTTGGATTCTGTTTATTCACAAGATATCATTCATTGCGAAGTTCATGATCTAGAAACTCCTACTATAGGCGATTTGATAACACCAGATGATATGGTTCAAGAAACTGTGAACGTGTATGTAAATGACCAACTCATATCCTTAGAAACAGGCCACATGGACATACAACTTAATGGAAGCCCAGCTACCATGCAAACCCAACTACAAAATGATGCTGTTGTAACGATACATTCTGTAGTAGGAGAAGCTCCTATGTTAAGTGACATCTTCCGTTATGTAGAGATTCCCGCTCAGCCTATTGGGACAAATCAGTTGCCCAATTTCATCATGAAGGTAAATAATGAAGTAGCTTCCTTTCAAACCCCTTTAGTAAGTGGGGATAGAGTAGAACTGTACTGGGAATAG
- the ytxJ gene encoding bacillithiol system redox-active protein YtxJ yields the protein MAFQQLQSQEELQAFLEKKGKLLLFKHSTVCPISTSAHEQFHAYLQANSDVEAAVVLVREARPVSNEIAEHFQIKHESPQIFLIENGAVSWHTSHWKITKDAIEQAMK from the coding sequence TTGGCATTTCAACAGTTGCAATCCCAAGAAGAACTACAAGCATTCTTAGAGAAGAAAGGCAAACTACTACTGTTTAAACACAGTACAGTTTGTCCGATCAGTACGTCTGCTCATGAGCAGTTCCATGCGTATTTGCAAGCAAACAGCGATGTGGAGGCAGCTGTGGTACTCGTTCGTGAGGCTCGCCCTGTCTCTAATGAAATTGCAGAGCATTTTCAGATTAAACACGAATCACCACAAATCTTTCTAATTGAGAACGGTGCAGTCTCGTGGCATACCTCTCATTGGAAGATTACGAAGGATGCAATCGAGCAAGCTATGAAATAG